The Penaeus chinensis breed Huanghai No. 1 chromosome 21, ASM1920278v2, whole genome shotgun sequence genome has a window encoding:
- the LOC125036497 gene encoding nuclear transcription factor Y subunit B-4-like isoform X2: MEGAESDDIGASFLSSEQYMVEGHVGHGHQHDDEDKEDLPHLLREQDRFLPIANVARIMKKGIPKTGKIAKDARECVQECVSEFISFVTSEASDRCHQEKRKTINGEDILWAMNALGFENYVEPLKIYLQKFRESTKGDKPLDSTLEGAYEVDFGNNMTTFAAEHVSQSDIVCTYGPAGQVSQQFTLG, encoded by the exons ATGGAAGGTGCCGAAAGCGACGACATTGGAGCTTCCTTCCTGTCCTCTGAACAGTATATGGTTGAGGGCCATGTTGGCCACGGACACCAACATGACGATGAAGACAAGGAAgacctccctcatcttcttcgaGAACAAGACCGCTTCTTGCCCATTGCTAACGTTGCGCGGATCATGAAGAAGGGAATCCCAAAGACTGGCAAG ATTGCAAAGGATGCCCGAGAATGTGTAcaggagtgtgtgagtgaattcaTCAGCTTTGTAACGAGTGAAGCTTCAGATCGCTGCCATCag gaaaaaagaaagaccatTAATGGTGAAGACATCCTATGGGCCATGAATGCTCTAGGGTTTGAAAACTACGTAGAACCACTTAAAATTTACTTACAAAAATTCCGTGAG tccACGAAGGGAGACAAGCCCTTGGATAGTACTTTGGAAGGTGCCTATGAGGTGGACTTCGGAAACAACATGACCACATTCGCAGCAGAACATGTCAGCCAGTCGGACATTGTGTGCACGTACGGCCCAGCGGGGCAAGTGTCACAGCAGTTCACTTTAGGTTAA
- the LOC125036497 gene encoding nuclear transcription factor Y subunit B-3-like isoform X1 — protein sequence MEGAESDDIGASFLSSEQYMVEGHVGHGHQHDDEDKEDLPHLLREQDRFLPIANVARIMKKGIPKTGKVGGNKIAKDARECVQECVSEFISFVTSEASDRCHQEKRKTINGEDILWAMNALGFENYVEPLKIYLQKFRESTKGDKPLDSTLEGAYEVDFGNNMTTFAAEHVSQSDIVCTYGPAGQVSQQFTLG from the exons ATGGAAGGTGCCGAAAGCGACGACATTGGAGCTTCCTTCCTGTCCTCTGAACAGTATATGGTTGAGGGCCATGTTGGCCACGGACACCAACATGACGATGAAGACAAGGAAgacctccctcatcttcttcgaGAACAAGACCGCTTCTTGCCCATTGCTAACGTTGCGCGGATCATGAAGAAGGGAATCCCAAAGACTGGCAAGGTAGGAGGAAACAAA ATTGCAAAGGATGCCCGAGAATGTGTAcaggagtgtgtgagtgaattcaTCAGCTTTGTAACGAGTGAAGCTTCAGATCGCTGCCATCag gaaaaaagaaagaccatTAATGGTGAAGACATCCTATGGGCCATGAATGCTCTAGGGTTTGAAAACTACGTAGAACCACTTAAAATTTACTTACAAAAATTCCGTGAG tccACGAAGGGAGACAAGCCCTTGGATAGTACTTTGGAAGGTGCCTATGAGGTGGACTTCGGAAACAACATGACCACATTCGCAGCAGAACATGTCAGCCAGTCGGACATTGTGTGCACGTACGGCCCAGCGGGGCAAGTGTCACAGCAGTTCACTTTAGGTTAA